A genome region from Pseudomonas sp. N3-W includes the following:
- a CDS encoding TetR/AcrR family transcriptional regulator, whose product MTAPQRLTDRKREAIIQAAIAEFRANGFDITSMDKIAATAGVSKRTVYNHFPSKEELFAEILSQLWARVSAEQESAYRPDLPLRDQLRPMLMIKMQMLADNNFLDLARVAIAATIHSPERAQNMVARMGERETVLTVWIRAAQADGRLKAVTPDFAAQQVQGLLKAFAFWPQISMGQAGLSVDMQNTVVESAMDMFLACYKL is encoded by the coding sequence ATGACAGCTCCACAGCGCCTCACCGACCGAAAACGCGAAGCCATCATCCAGGCAGCCATCGCCGAGTTTCGCGCCAACGGTTTTGATATCACCAGCATGGACAAGATTGCCGCCACAGCCGGGGTGTCGAAGCGCACGGTGTACAACCATTTCCCGAGCAAGGAAGAGTTGTTTGCCGAAATTCTCAGTCAGTTGTGGGCACGGGTTTCTGCCGAGCAGGAAAGCGCTTACCGTCCCGACCTGCCGCTACGCGACCAATTGCGTCCTATGCTGATGATCAAGATGCAGATGCTGGCCGACAACAATTTCCTCGACCTGGCACGGGTCGCCATCGCTGCAACCATTCACTCCCCAGAGCGGGCGCAGAACATGGTGGCGCGCATGGGCGAACGCGAAACCGTCCTGACCGTGTGGATTCGTGCTGCCCAGGCCGATGGCCGACTGAAGGCGGTCACCCCCGATTTCGCCGCACAACAGGTTCAGGGGCTGCTGAAGGCGTTCGCATTCTGGCCGCAGATTTCCATGGGCCAGGCAGGACTGTCAGTCGACATGCAAAATACCGTCGTCGAGTCCGCCATGGACATGTTCCTCGCCTGCTATAAGCTCTAA
- a CDS encoding antibiotic biosynthesis monooxygenase, translating into MIAETPSGSCYAVIFTSLRTDGDQGYAAAAERMVELARGQPGFLGVESARGEDGLGITVSYWSSEAAILAWKQLPEHAAIRERGRSTWYSACHTRVCRVEREYRFQQ; encoded by the coding sequence ATGATCGCCGAGACGCCTTCGGGCAGCTGTTATGCGGTGATCTTCACTTCCCTGCGCACCGATGGCGATCAGGGTTACGCCGCCGCGGCTGAACGTATGGTGGAGCTGGCCCGCGGGCAGCCGGGCTTTCTCGGGGTCGAGTCGGCCCGGGGCGAGGACGGGCTGGGGATTACCGTGTCGTACTGGAGCAGTGAGGCGGCGATTCTGGCTTGGAAGCAGCTCCCGGAACATGCTGCGATTCGTGAGCGTGGGCGTTCGACCTGGTATTCGGCGTGTCATACACGGGTGTGCAGGGTTGAGCGGGAGTATCGGTTTCAACAGTGA
- a CDS encoding MBL fold metallo-hydrolase, with protein MATLTPPSGTSLASDAATPEASRQVEGHFRNHAPVTRADFRKTLRIMWNMIFHKPRNTRPSSAVPVQALTRAALIAAPNHSVWRLGHSTLLLKLRDKFWITDPVFAERASPVQWAGPKRFHQPPISLEELPPIEAVILSHDHYDHLDYQAVLKLADKARYFLTPLGVGDTLIKWGIDASKVRQLDWWQSTDVDGMQFVATPSQHFSGRGLFDGNSTLWASWVMIDGDTRVFFSGDSGYFDGFKRIGEQYGPFDLTLMETGAYNVEWPHVHMQPEETLQAHIDLKGRWLLPIHNGTFDLSMHAWHEPFDRILALAWERSVSIATPQMGEAFNIVQPLRGGAWWLGVENESDPVTAQNA; from the coding sequence ATGGCCACTCTCACTCCCCCATCGGGCACTTCCCTCGCGAGCGATGCTGCAACGCCTGAAGCGTCTCGTCAGGTAGAAGGGCATTTCCGAAACCATGCGCCTGTCACGCGCGCAGATTTTCGCAAAACCCTGCGCATCATGTGGAACATGATCTTCCACAAACCGCGCAACACCCGCCCGAGCTCAGCGGTTCCGGTGCAGGCGCTGACTCGCGCCGCGCTCATCGCCGCGCCCAATCACAGCGTCTGGCGTCTCGGCCATTCCACCTTGCTGCTCAAGCTGCGAGACAAATTCTGGATCACCGACCCGGTCTTCGCCGAGCGTGCATCGCCTGTGCAATGGGCTGGCCCCAAGCGGTTTCACCAGCCGCCGATCAGCCTCGAAGAATTGCCGCCGATTGAAGCGGTGATCCTCTCCCACGATCACTACGACCACCTTGATTACCAGGCCGTGCTCAAACTGGCAGACAAGGCCAGGTATTTCCTGACGCCGCTGGGCGTGGGCGACACCCTGATCAAGTGGGGCATCGACGCCAGCAAGGTTCGTCAACTGGACTGGTGGCAAAGCACTGACGTTGATGGCATGCAGTTTGTCGCCACGCCTTCGCAACACTTTTCCGGTCGTGGCCTTTTCGACGGCAACAGCACGCTGTGGGCTTCGTGGGTGATGATCGACGGCGACACGCGCGTCTTCTTCAGCGGCGACAGCGGTTACTTCGATGGCTTCAAACGCATCGGTGAACAGTACGGCCCGTTCGACCTGACCTTGATGGAAACCGGCGCCTACAACGTCGAGTGGCCGCATGTGCACATGCAACCGGAAGAAACCCTGCAAGCCCACATCGACCTCAAGGGCCGCTGGTTGCTGCCGATTCACAACGGCACCTTTGATCTGTCGATGCACGCCTGGCACGAACCCTTCGACCGCATCCTGGCGTTGGCCTGGGAACGAAGTGTTTCGATCGCCACGCCGCAAATGGGCGAGGCTTTCAATATCGTCCAGCCCCTGCGGGGTGGCGCCTGGTGGCTGGGCGTGGAAAACGAGAGTGATCCGGTGACGGCGCAAAACGCCTGA
- a CDS encoding CTP synthase, translating into MDNNAIRIALIGDYDPQVTAHQAIPVALGMAAEHRGANVQFEWLATEQINAQTALERFAGFWCVPASPYRNVDGALRAIGFAREQQHPFLGTCGGFQHAVLEYARNVMGWTDAEHGETSPDAKRALLTPLTCSLVEAVDSIHLVADSLIARAYENTEIHEGYRCRYGVNPEFEHELLSQQLRAVGHDSAGDLRAVELSGHPFFVATLFQPERAALKGTLPPLVRAFIEACARQQP; encoded by the coding sequence ATGGACAACAACGCCATCCGCATCGCCCTGATCGGCGACTACGACCCGCAAGTCACCGCCCACCAAGCCATCCCCGTCGCCCTCGGCATGGCCGCCGAACACCGCGGCGCCAACGTGCAGTTCGAATGGCTCGCCACCGAGCAGATCAATGCCCAGACAGCGCTGGAGCGCTTCGCCGGTTTCTGGTGCGTGCCCGCCAGCCCTTATCGCAACGTTGACGGCGCATTACGGGCAATTGGTTTTGCCCGCGAACAGCAACACCCGTTCCTCGGCACCTGCGGCGGTTTTCAGCATGCGGTGCTGGAATATGCCCGCAATGTAATGGGCTGGACCGATGCCGAACATGGCGAAACATCCCCCGATGCCAAGCGGGCGCTGCTCACGCCACTGACCTGCTCGCTGGTGGAAGCGGTGGACAGCATTCATCTGGTGGCAGATTCGTTGATCGCACGGGCGTACGAAAACACCGAGATTCATGAGGGATATCGCTGCCGTTATGGCGTGAATCCCGAGTTCGAGCATGAGTTGCTGAGCCAGCAATTGCGCGCAGTGGGCCACGATTCGGCGGGGGATTTGCGGGCGGTAGAACTCAGCGGTCATCCCTTCTTTGTCGCCACGCTGTTTCAGCCGGAACGTGCGGCGCTCAAGGGCACGTTGCCGCCGCTGGTCCGGGCATTTATCGAGGCTTGCGCGAGACAGCAGCCATGA
- a CDS encoding diguanylate cyclase: MENQRGKGLSFARRIYLPRTIGLGIGSLSVGAALYTLNMPAWIWAFLLFNGFIWPHLAFQLSTRSAFPYQAERRNLFYDSLCGGFWAATVQFNPLTAVTVLAMMSMNNVAAGGLKMLRLGTIAQVAGVLVSWMIFGPGFNLVTTPMQVWACLPMLTLYPLALGMVCYQLAIKLAQHKRTLSALSRTDSLTGLLNHGAWKDLLRIAFQQCRQHQQPATIALIDIDYFKGINDTYGHIIGDSVLRQLSIEIKNNLRDSDMAGRYGGDEFCVILPNMPLHQARDVMERLREVLHDYRHQQVPQLRVSLSIGLAAYQTSFADALAWLDDADKALYIAKNTGRNKISIAPCLSALGS; encoded by the coding sequence ATGGAAAACCAACGCGGCAAGGGCTTGTCGTTTGCCCGACGCATTTACCTGCCCCGTACCATCGGGCTGGGCATCGGCAGCCTCAGTGTAGGAGCGGCTCTCTATACCTTGAATATGCCGGCCTGGATTTGGGCCTTCCTGCTGTTCAACGGCTTTATCTGGCCACACCTGGCTTTTCAACTCTCGACCCGCTCCGCATTTCCCTACCAGGCCGAACGCCGCAACCTGTTTTACGATTCGTTGTGCGGCGGGTTCTGGGCGGCCACGGTGCAATTCAACCCGCTCACAGCGGTCACCGTGCTGGCGATGATGTCCATGAACAACGTCGCAGCGGGCGGCCTGAAGATGTTGCGCCTGGGAACGATTGCCCAGGTCGCGGGGGTGCTGGTGTCGTGGATGATCTTCGGCCCGGGCTTCAATCTGGTGACGACGCCTATGCAGGTGTGGGCCTGTTTGCCGATGCTGACCCTCTATCCATTGGCGCTAGGGATGGTCTGCTATCAATTGGCAATCAAACTCGCCCAGCATAAACGCACCCTGAGTGCCCTGAGCCGTACCGACAGCCTCACCGGCCTGCTCAACCACGGCGCCTGGAAAGACCTGCTGCGTATCGCTTTCCAACAGTGCCGCCAGCACCAGCAGCCGGCGACTATTGCCCTGATCGACATCGACTACTTCAAGGGCATCAACGACACCTACGGGCATATTATCGGCGACTCGGTATTGCGTCAGTTAAGCATTGAAATCAAAAACAACCTGCGTGACAGCGACATGGCCGGGCGTTATGGCGGTGACGAATTCTGTGTGATTCTGCCCAACATGCCATTGCATCAGGCCCGGGATGTCATGGAGCGCTTGCGCGAAGTGCTCCATGACTATCGCCATCAACAAGTGCCGCAACTGCGAGTCAGCCTGAGCATTGGCCTGGCCGCGTATCAAACATCATTTGCCGATGCACTTGCCTGGCTGGATGATGCGGACAAGGCGCTGTACATCGCCAAAAACACCGGTCGCAATAAAATCAGTATTGCCCCCTGCCTCTCGGCTTTGGGCAGCTGA
- a CDS encoding glycerophosphodiester phosphodiesterase, with protein MPATFTKSALLLSLMLGLGQAQAAAPSSATALATTLGIPHPAVIAHRGASFDAPESTAASYKLARDLGADYLEMDLQRSKDGVLFALHDNNLQRTTDVGSKFPERKDSPANAFTMAELKTLDAGSWFNAAYPDRARPAYVGLKILTLDEIIDIAESNPLHKPGLYIETKEPKQFPGIEHDLREKLQDRGWLSPAGSKLAKSELAVGQGKGKVVLQTFEKSSLELLQKEMPQVPKILLLWVGEGSIEPKSKVTFAESGDKDKATFYAKQEPKSKAEFQQWVEYAKAQGAIGTGPSAALTKGGDQSYSDLVQPWMNQYTHDQGMLVHVYTIDDAVDYQKVMDAGVDGIFTNRASELLKFYKRPAAASVAQLLKNNGY; from the coding sequence ATGCCTGCCACTTTCACCAAAAGCGCCCTGCTGCTGAGCCTGATGCTCGGCCTAGGCCAGGCGCAGGCCGCCGCCCCCTCCAGCGCCACCGCGCTGGCCACCACCCTTGGCATTCCGCACCCGGCCGTGATCGCTCACCGTGGCGCGTCTTTCGATGCCCCGGAATCCACTGCTGCGTCCTACAAACTGGCCCGTGACCTGGGTGCCGACTACCTGGAAATGGACCTGCAACGCAGCAAGGACGGCGTGCTGTTTGCCCTGCACGACAACAACCTGCAACGCACCACCGACGTCGGCAGCAAATTCCCTGAGCGCAAGGACAGCCCGGCCAACGCCTTCACCATGGCCGAACTGAAAACCCTTGACGCCGGCAGCTGGTTCAACGCCGCTTACCCGGACCGCGCGCGCCCGGCTTACGTCGGTCTGAAAATCCTCACCCTCGATGAAATCATCGACATTGCCGAAAGCAATCCGCTGCACAAGCCCGGCCTGTACATCGAAACCAAGGAGCCGAAGCAATTCCCCGGCATCGAACACGACCTGCGGGAAAAACTCCAGGATCGTGGCTGGTTGAGCCCGGCCGGTTCGAAACTGGCGAAGAGCGAGCTGGCGGTCGGCCAGGGCAAAGGCAAGGTCGTGCTGCAAACCTTTGAGAAGAGCAGCCTCGAACTGCTGCAAAAAGAAATGCCGCAAGTGCCGAAGATCCTGCTGCTGTGGGTCGGCGAAGGCAGCATCGAACCGAAGTCCAAAGTGACGTTCGCCGAATCCGGCGACAAGGACAAAGCCACGTTCTACGCCAAACAGGAGCCGAAATCCAAAGCCGAATTCCAGCAATGGGTCGAGTACGCCAAGGCCCAAGGCGCGATCGGCACCGGTCCATCGGCGGCACTGACCAAGGGTGGCGATCAGAGCTACTCCGACCTGGTGCAGCCGTGGATGAACCAGTACACCCATGATCAGGGCATGCTGGTACACGTCTACACCATCGACGACGCCGTGGATTATCAGAAAGTGATGGACGCCGGTGTCGACGGCATCTTCACCAACCGCGCCAGCGAACTGCTGAAGTTCTACAAACGCCCGGCCGCCGCCAGCGTTGCGCAATTGCTGAAGAACAACGGTTATTGA
- a CDS encoding amidase family protein, producing the protein MDVTLKSCRTRLAQIVLFSMASAAYAQTPAPESRLEYLSVDQINQRMARNELSAVALVRHLQQRIEALDKQGPAINAVIELNPDAVAIAQSLDQERRAGHVRGPLHGVPVLLKDNIDTADQMQTSAGSLAMVGQPAAQDAFIVQRLRAAGAVILGKTNLSEWANFRDAGIPDGWSGRGGQTRNPHVLSATPCGSSSGSAAAVAAGFAPLTVGTETTGSIICPASLNGIVGLKPTVGLLSRTGIVPVNLHVDTPGPMTRTVREAALLLNAMTGNDAAEPIKKPRAISAVDYTQLLRPDALVGRRIGFPLKFDTGSEAAQSDPQFSRALEVMQAAGATLIPVQLNDPVSERMDEAFAMGFKRHLPEYLAARAGLPVQSLEDLLQYNKQTPGAGAYGQAILSAANDIEFDVGVYNGLWRKIQRENAAAIDSLLVAHQLDALVMDVGSPGLNAIALAGYPSIMVPSGMDEEGVPTSVLFFGTRWSDARLLALAYGYEQASEARQIPAFRP; encoded by the coding sequence ATGGACGTAACGTTAAAAAGCTGCAGGACGCGGCTGGCCCAGATTGTTCTGTTTTCCATGGCCAGCGCAGCCTATGCGCAGACCCCCGCCCCCGAATCGCGGCTGGAGTATTTGAGCGTCGATCAGATCAACCAGAGGATGGCTCGCAATGAGTTGAGTGCCGTGGCGCTGGTGCGGCATCTGCAGCAGCGTATCGAGGCGCTGGACAAGCAGGGGCCGGCGATCAACGCGGTCATCGAGCTCAATCCGGACGCAGTGGCCATCGCGCAATCGCTGGACCAGGAGCGCCGAGCAGGCCATGTCCGCGGTCCGCTGCATGGCGTTCCGGTGCTGTTGAAGGACAACATCGACACGGCCGACCAGATGCAGACCAGCGCCGGTTCGTTGGCCATGGTCGGGCAACCCGCCGCGCAGGATGCCTTCATCGTGCAACGACTACGGGCCGCCGGGGCGGTCATTCTGGGAAAAACCAACCTCAGTGAATGGGCGAACTTTCGCGATGCCGGCATTCCTGACGGTTGGAGTGGCCGAGGCGGACAAACCCGAAATCCTCATGTATTGAGCGCCACCCCATGCGGCTCCAGTTCGGGTTCGGCCGCCGCTGTCGCTGCCGGTTTTGCACCCTTGACCGTCGGCACGGAAACCACCGGTTCGATTATCTGCCCGGCCTCCCTCAACGGCATTGTCGGCCTCAAACCTACGGTTGGCCTGCTGAGCCGCACAGGCATCGTTCCGGTCAATCTGCACGTGGATACACCCGGACCCATGACGCGCACCGTGCGCGAAGCCGCGCTGCTGTTGAATGCAATGACCGGCAATGACGCCGCCGAACCGATCAAAAAACCTCGAGCCATCAGCGCTGTCGACTACACACAATTGCTGCGCCCGGACGCGCTGGTGGGACGGCGCATTGGTTTTCCGCTCAAGTTCGATACAGGCAGCGAGGCGGCGCAGAGCGACCCTCAGTTTTCCCGTGCGCTGGAAGTCATGCAGGCCGCCGGCGCCACCTTGATCCCGGTGCAACTCAATGATCCCGTATCGGAACGCATGGATGAGGCCTTCGCCATGGGTTTCAAACGGCATCTGCCCGAGTATCTGGCAGCGCGAGCCGGCCTCCCGGTCCAGAGCCTTGAGGACCTGTTGCAATACAACAAGCAGACTCCCGGTGCCGGCGCGTATGGCCAAGCCATATTGAGTGCCGCCAATGACATTGAGTTTGATGTCGGTGTTTACAACGGGTTATGGCGAAAAATCCAGCGTGAAAATGCGGCAGCGATCGACAGTTTGCTGGTAGCGCATCAACTGGATGCGTTGGTAATGGATGTCGGCTCGCCCGGCTTGAACGCCATAGCGCTGGCGGGTTACCCCAGCATCATGGTGCCTTCGGGAATGGACGAAGAGGGTGTACCGACCTCGGTGCTCTTCTTCGGAACTCGTTGGAGCGATGCCAGGTTGCTGGCACTGGCTTATGGTTATGAGCAGGCCTCTGAGGCACGGCAGATTCCAGCTTTCAGGCCCTAG
- a CDS encoding sterol desaturase family protein: protein MKRIVAVLYAPLFWGGCLGAGLWLVGDMGVSPVCLLPVFLVALTVSFLAEWALPYEPRWNHPVGDRARDIVHGLVNEALNALGLLALPGLVALLSFDGIWPDGWPLWLQLALAIVIADAGISLMHYTSHRVPWLWRLHAVHHSVERLYGFNGLMKHPLHQLFEASAGLLPLLVLGIPLSVAALLAFAIAIQLLLQHSNVDMRLGPLRRVFAWAPVHRFHHMKYGRAGDVNFGLFFNLWDVVLGSAFHCDDYQIRHGDLGIGSRPDFPKDYLAQLRDPFRPAVLSKEPMVPEGLRR, encoded by the coding sequence ATGAAACGAATCGTTGCAGTGTTGTATGCGCCACTGTTCTGGGGCGGATGCCTGGGTGCGGGCTTGTGGTTGGTGGGTGACATGGGGGTGTCGCCGGTCTGCTTGCTGCCGGTGTTTCTCGTCGCCCTGACGGTCTCGTTTCTGGCCGAATGGGCGCTGCCGTATGAGCCCCGCTGGAATCACCCGGTAGGTGATCGTGCCCGTGACATTGTTCACGGGCTGGTCAACGAAGCGTTGAACGCCCTTGGTTTGCTGGCGTTGCCGGGGCTGGTGGCGCTGTTGTCGTTTGACGGGATCTGGCCGGATGGCTGGCCGCTGTGGTTGCAACTGGCGCTGGCGATTGTCATTGCCGATGCCGGTATCAGCCTGATGCATTACACCAGCCACCGAGTGCCGTGGTTGTGGCGCCTGCACGCGGTGCATCACAGCGTTGAGCGGCTGTACGGGTTCAACGGCCTGATGAAACACCCTTTGCACCAATTGTTCGAAGCGTCTGCCGGGCTGTTGCCATTACTGGTCCTCGGCATTCCGCTGTCAGTAGCCGCACTGTTGGCGTTTGCCATCGCCATTCAACTGTTGTTGCAGCATTCCAATGTCGACATGCGCCTGGGGCCGTTGCGCCGGGTGTTCGCCTGGGCGCCGGTGCATCGGTTTCACCACATGAAGTACGGGCGGGCTGGCGATGTGAATTTCGGCTTGTTCTTCAATCTGTGGGACGTTGTGCTGGGCAGCGCTTTTCATTGCGATGACTATCAAATCCGCCACGGCGACCTGGGCATCGGCAGTCGCCCGGACTTTCCGAAGGATTACCTGGCGCAGTTGCGCGACCCTTTTCGGCCGGCGGTACTGAGCAAGGAGCCCATGGTGCCTGAGGGGTTACGCCGCTGA
- a CDS encoding DUF1003 domain-containing protein, whose amino-acid sequence MSSDKNETKDPADHLRFHRPHAHLSSTFGNDAFALRAESFARFFGTPTFLGAQTLIVAIWIGLNLAGITTFDVYPFILLNLAFSLQAAYAAPLILLAQTRQAARDKAQSDADAQHREALATANTVRQAQAEKNTEQLLALLEQNTKLTEMTKALTERIENLTSEMHEHFVRKEPPQA is encoded by the coding sequence ATGAGTTCAGACAAAAACGAAACAAAAGACCCCGCCGATCACCTGCGCTTCCATCGTCCCCACGCCCATCTATCGTCAACCTTCGGCAACGACGCATTCGCCCTGCGTGCCGAGTCCTTTGCGCGGTTCTTCGGCACACCGACCTTCCTCGGCGCGCAAACCCTGATCGTGGCGATATGGATCGGGCTCAACCTGGCCGGCATCACCACCTTCGACGTCTACCCGTTCATCCTGCTCAACCTGGCGTTCAGCTTGCAGGCAGCCTATGCCGCACCGCTGATTTTGCTGGCGCAGACCCGTCAGGCTGCGCGGGACAAGGCGCAGTCCGACGCCGACGCGCAGCACCGTGAAGCGCTGGCCACGGCCAACACCGTACGTCAGGCCCAGGCAGAGAAGAACACCGAACAACTGTTGGCGCTGCTGGAGCAGAACACCAAACTTACCGAAATGACCAAGGCGCTGACCGAGCGCATCGAGAACCTGACGTCTGAAATGCATGAGCATTTCGTGCGCAAGGAACCGCCTCAGGCCTGA
- a CDS encoding DUF2025 family protein has translation MRITSQLICEAADLLKGFVGLNRKTGQYIVRFSEDSFGMDVADDGIIPTSEFVWVAGPAQAMTLKRELIQLLLDQNIDDRINITEPLRVYMNRREVPEISAVRSLVGG, from the coding sequence ATGCGCATCACTTCCCAGCTCATCTGTGAGGCTGCCGATCTGCTTAAAGGCTTCGTCGGGCTCAATCGCAAAACCGGCCAGTACATCGTGCGTTTCAGCGAAGACTCATTCGGCATGGACGTGGCGGACGACGGCATCATTCCCACCAGTGAATTCGTCTGGGTTGCCGGGCCTGCGCAGGCCATGACCCTCAAGCGTGAGTTGATTCAGCTGTTGCTGGACCAGAATATCGATGACCGGATCAACATTACCGAGCCGTTACGGGTGTATATGAATCGGCGGGAAGTGCCGGAGATTTCGGCGGTGCGCAGTCTGGTGGGGGGCTGA
- a CDS encoding AraC family transcriptional regulator, with translation MTADIEWTGRLWLGRDYGLIHGVPGRTAPHAHYAHQLILAPGRPLTVSLDGVIQTARRLFIPSHVSHAIVEATDAVFTVYVEPQAFDVQALRDALFDTVATPHNLINALHDCPRRALGDPRLERALSTLDSLLTDKVQTRALADEAHLSSSQLQRLFASQLGLPVRRLVLWRRLRRAMALILAGRSVTESAHEAGFADSAHFSRSLKKLFGVTARQGLRHIDLQLLD, from the coding sequence GTGACCGCCGACATCGAATGGACAGGACGCCTGTGGTTAGGCCGTGATTACGGCCTGATCCACGGTGTTCCGGGGCGCACCGCGCCCCATGCCCATTACGCCCATCAACTGATTCTCGCCCCCGGTCGGCCGCTCACCGTCAGCCTTGATGGTGTGATCCAGACCGCCCGCCGCCTGTTCATTCCGTCCCACGTCAGCCACGCCATTGTCGAGGCAACGGACGCCGTGTTCACGGTCTACGTCGAGCCGCAGGCATTCGACGTGCAGGCATTGCGTGACGCGCTGTTTGACACCGTTGCAACGCCGCACAACCTCATCAACGCCCTGCACGACTGCCCTCGTCGCGCCTTGGGCGATCCCCGACTTGAGCGCGCCTTGTCTACTCTCGACAGCTTGCTGACCGACAAAGTCCAGACCCGCGCATTGGCCGACGAGGCGCACCTGTCGTCGAGTCAACTGCAACGGCTATTCGCCAGTCAACTGGGCCTGCCGGTACGGCGACTGGTGCTGTGGCGACGACTGCGTCGGGCGATGGCGCTGATTCTGGCGGGGCGTTCGGTGACTGAGTCTGCTCACGAAGCCGGTTTTGCCGACTCGGCGCATTTCTCCCGCAGCCTGAAAAAACTCTTCGGTGTCACCGCGCGCCAGGGTTTGCGCCACATTGATCTGCAACTGCTGGACTGA
- a CDS encoding LysR family transcriptional regulator, translating into MLIPGGHYRLAFTHSILALSQLINAPTHYRLDYPDLALILALVRGGSLARAAQLLKVDVSTVFRAVRRLEAALGQQLFEKSRAGYLPTSLAQTLAEQAERAEQALDAARIGVEQGGEIISGTVRLTCTDSVLQGLLLPALAQFMPAYPALTLELSTSNDFANLSRRDADIALRLTRTPPEHLVGRCLAQVSYRVCGSTAYLETITEQELTALTWIAPDDFLPDHPTIAWRRQHWPGVVPGYRCNSMLSVTELVRAGLGVAALPDFLIGDGLQPLSDPLPGCDTALWLLTRPDCRALRSVVTLFDELGRALKLP; encoded by the coding sequence TTGTTGATTCCTGGCGGCCACTATAGATTGGCGTTCACGCACTCAATATTGGCGTTATCCCAATTGATCAATGCACCGACGCACTATCGGCTGGACTACCCGGACCTGGCACTGATCCTCGCCTTGGTACGCGGCGGTTCTCTGGCCCGGGCTGCGCAGTTGTTGAAGGTAGACGTGTCCACGGTGTTTCGCGCGGTCAGGCGCCTGGAGGCTGCGCTGGGCCAGCAATTGTTTGAAAAGAGCCGCGCCGGTTACCTGCCGACATCCCTGGCGCAGACCCTCGCCGAACAGGCGGAGCGGGCCGAGCAGGCGCTGGACGCGGCGCGCATCGGCGTGGAGCAGGGCGGTGAAATCATCAGCGGCACGGTGCGCCTGACGTGTACCGATTCGGTCCTGCAAGGCTTGTTGCTGCCGGCGCTGGCGCAGTTCATGCCGGCTTATCCGGCGCTGACCCTCGAACTCAGTACCTCCAACGACTTCGCCAACCTCAGCCGCCGGGATGCCGACATCGCCTTGCGCCTGACCCGCACACCGCCCGAGCATCTGGTGGGCCGATGCCTGGCGCAGGTTTCTTATCGGGTTTGTGGCAGCACGGCTTATCTGGAAACGATCACTGAGCAAGAACTGACGGCGCTGACCTGGATTGCCCCGGACGACTTCCTGCCCGATCACCCGACCATCGCCTGGCGCCGTCAGCATTGGCCCGGCGTGGTGCCGGGTTATCGCTGCAACAGCATGCTGTCGGTCACCGAGCTGGTGCGCGCCGGACTCGGCGTGGCGGCGTTGCCGGACTTTTTGATCGGCGACGGCTTGCAGCCGCTGAGCGATCCACTGCCCGGATGTGACACCGCCCTCTGGCTGCTGACCCGCCCGGACTGCCGCGCCTTGCGCTCGGTGGTGACGTTGTTCGACGAGTTGGGGCGGGCGCTGAAACTGCCATGA
- a CDS encoding PepSY domain-containing protein: MKTLTALFATAALTLTAGLAQADVRPDLIAGLIKDGSVMDLQKLNQAALAQHPGATAANITDTELEQKGSAYVYQVEIRDAKGLKWDVDLDAKTGQVLSNKQDT, from the coding sequence ATGAAAACATTGACCGCCCTGTTCGCCACTGCTGCCCTGACCCTGACAGCGGGCCTCGCCCAGGCCGATGTGCGTCCGGACCTGATTGCGGGCCTGATCAAGGATGGCAGCGTCATGGACCTGCAGAAACTCAACCAGGCCGCCCTCGCCCAGCATCCAGGCGCCACGGCGGCGAACATCACCGACACCGAGCTTGAGCAAAAAGGCAGCGCCTACGTTTATCAGGTGGAAATCCGCGATGCCAAAGGCCTGAAGTGGGACGTGGACCTGGATGCCAAGACCGGTCAGGTGCTGAGCAACAAACAAGACACCTGA
- a CDS encoding helix-turn-helix transcriptional regulator, whose protein sequence is MASFAMNITLERIALFQFTPAHCAQARAMLGWRVEELSEESGVGVEAIQRFEAMQDIPDTARLSLAYRFETEGLVFFPGFAPGWGMNVKGSAPNPVGRTDYAMVE, encoded by the coding sequence ATGGCCTCTTTTGCGATGAACATTACCCTGGAACGTATCGCCCTTTTCCAGTTCACCCCTGCCCACTGCGCCCAGGCCCGAGCGATGTTGGGCTGGCGCGTGGAAGAGTTGTCCGAAGAATCCGGGGTGGGTGTGGAGGCCATTCAGCGCTTCGAGGCCATGCAAGACATACCGGATACGGCGCGCTTGAGCTTGGCCTATCGGTTTGAAACGGAGGGTCTGGTGTTCTTCCCGGGGTTTGCGCCGGGCTGGGGAATGAATGTGAAAGGGTCTGCACCGAACCCGGTGGGGCGCACGGATTATGCGATGGTTGAGTAA